The following are encoded in a window of Thiohalobacter sp. IOR34 genomic DNA:
- a CDS encoding polysaccharide biosynthesis/export family protein encodes MSFTLRICALLIGALFVSASALADATAPSQDKAGYAIQPGDVLAISVWKEEGLQREVVVRPDGALSFPLVDEIEAAGKTVPAIQAEISKRLERFIPDPVVTVEIRQLLGNKVYVIGKVNRPGEFPMNRYMDVVQALAMAGGMTPYAAVNKIKILRRQADGKLSAIPFEYGDIEKGRNLEQNIILQAGDVVVVP; translated from the coding sequence ATGTCATTCACCTTACGTATTTGCGCCTTGCTCATCGGCGCGCTGTTTGTTTCCGCCAGCGCACTGGCTGACGCCACCGCCCCTTCCCAGGACAAAGCGGGCTACGCCATCCAGCCCGGTGACGTCCTCGCCATCTCGGTCTGGAAGGAAGAAGGCCTGCAACGTGAGGTCGTCGTCCGTCCCGACGGCGCCCTGTCCTTTCCGCTGGTCGACGAGATCGAGGCGGCCGGCAAGACGGTCCCCGCAATCCAGGCCGAGATCAGCAAGCGCCTGGAACGCTTCATTCCCGACCCCGTCGTAACCGTGGAGATCCGCCAACTGCTGGGTAACAAGGTCTATGTCATCGGCAAGGTGAACCGGCCGGGCGAGTTCCCCATGAACCGCTATATGGACGTGGTCCAGGCGCTGGCCATGGCCGGCGGCATGACGCCCTACGCGGCCGTGAACAAGATCAAGATCCTGCGCCGGCAGGCGGATGGCAAGCTGTCCGCCATCCCCTTCGAATACGGCGACATCGAGAAGGGGCGCAACCTGGAACAGAACATCATTCTGCAGGCGGGGGATGTGGTGGTGGTACCGTAA
- a CDS encoding four helix bundle protein, whose protein sequence is MARKPSRSFQDLIVWQKAHRWVLDVYRHSAGFPKHELYGLTSQFRRAAISVPANIAEGFKKTGTKDKLRFLNIAQGSLEECRYYTLLSRDLGYWDEGLPNKQLEEVSKLLDAYTRSIQTSISAS, encoded by the coding sequence ATGGCAAGGAAGCCGTCAAGATCGTTTCAGGATTTGATCGTCTGGCAGAAGGCACATCGTTGGGTGCTGGATGTCTATCGGCACAGCGCCGGATTTCCAAAGCATGAACTCTATGGTTTGACTTCACAATTCAGGCGTGCGGCCATTTCCGTACCTGCCAATATCGCCGAGGGTTTCAAGAAAACCGGCACGAAAGACAAACTTCGTTTCTTGAATATCGCCCAGGGCTCGCTGGAAGAATGCCGTTATTATACGTTGCTATCCAGGGATCTGGGCTACTGGGACGAGGGATTACCAAACAAACAACTGGAAGAGGTCAGCAAACTGTTGGATGCCTATACGCGCTCAATTCAGACATCAATTTCTGCCTCCTGA
- a CDS encoding Wzz/FepE/Etk N-terminal domain-containing protein: MEEQIKDLSDYLDAFRRRRGMIAGVFLAIFTLGVAAALLWPPTYRSSATILIEEQEVPQELVQSTVTSYATQRIQSISQRVMTRANLMGIIEKYGLYEDEQQRETTEQILERMRDDIEVEMVSAEVIDPRTGRPMPATIAFSIAYNGENPQKVQKVASELTTLYLNENLKERSTKASETFKFLSDEANRLNAQIDQLESQLAEFKEQNVNRLPELTQLNTQLMDRAEREIADIGNQLRALEDRKIYLQAQLEQLEPHGNDINMSPDARLKALRTEYISLSARYSPDHPDVIRLKREIEGLEQETGTTVDRDELEKQLDSLHTELATLQKKYAAEHPDVVKLKKAIAALQAKLKDTPASDSSQRAPDNPAYISMKAQLEQTENEMRSLADKRRQLELKMAEYEKRLVETPQVERRYAALQRELENAIAKHRELKAKEMQARVAQQLEQESKGERFTLIDPPALPEEPIKPNRPAIVFLSFVLALGGSLGMAAVGEAMDSSIRGSKGVANALHALPLAVIPYLESDQERRRRRAHKWRLIGGTAVLLIAAVLLVHFLFTPLDVLWFRALRKVSILTGMDLVG; this comes from the coding sequence ATGGAAGAACAGATCAAAGACCTCTCTGATTACCTCGACGCCTTCCGCCGCCGGCGCGGCATGATCGCGGGCGTTTTTCTGGCCATTTTCACCCTCGGCGTCGCCGCGGCCCTGCTCTGGCCGCCGACCTACCGCTCCTCGGCCACCATCCTGATCGAGGAACAGGAGGTGCCCCAGGAACTGGTGCAGTCAACGGTCACCAGTTACGCCACCCAACGCATCCAGAGCATCAGCCAGCGGGTCATGACCCGCGCCAATCTGATGGGCATCATCGAAAAATACGGTTTGTACGAGGACGAGCAGCAACGGGAAACCACCGAACAAATCCTTGAGCGCATGCGAGACGACATCGAAGTCGAGATGGTCAGCGCCGAGGTCATCGACCCACGCACCGGCCGGCCGATGCCGGCCACCATCGCCTTCTCCATCGCCTACAACGGCGAAAACCCCCAGAAAGTCCAGAAGGTTGCCAGCGAACTCACCACCCTCTACCTGAACGAGAACCTCAAGGAGCGCAGCACCAAGGCCAGTGAAACCTTCAAGTTCCTCTCCGATGAGGCCAACCGTCTGAACGCCCAGATCGATCAACTCGAAAGTCAGCTCGCCGAATTCAAGGAACAGAACGTCAACCGGCTGCCGGAGCTGACCCAGCTCAACACCCAGCTCATGGACCGGGCGGAACGGGAGATCGCCGACATCGGCAATCAGCTCCGTGCCCTGGAGGACCGCAAGATCTATCTGCAGGCGCAGCTCGAGCAGCTCGAACCCCACGGCAACGACATCAACATGAGCCCCGACGCCCGGCTCAAGGCCCTGCGCACGGAATACATCAGCCTCAGCGCCCGCTACTCGCCCGATCACCCGGACGTGATCCGCCTCAAGCGCGAGATCGAGGGCCTGGAGCAGGAAACCGGCACCACGGTTGATCGCGACGAGCTGGAGAAACAACTCGATTCGCTGCACACCGAACTGGCAACCCTGCAGAAGAAATATGCCGCCGAGCATCCCGACGTGGTCAAGCTGAAGAAGGCCATTGCCGCCCTGCAGGCCAAGCTGAAAGACACCCCGGCGAGCGACAGCAGCCAGCGCGCTCCGGACAATCCCGCCTATATCAGCATGAAGGCACAACTGGAACAGACCGAAAATGAGATGCGCAGCCTGGCCGACAAACGCCGTCAGCTCGAACTCAAGATGGCCGAGTACGAGAAGCGGCTGGTGGAAACACCCCAGGTCGAGAGACGTTATGCGGCGCTGCAGCGGGAACTGGAGAACGCCATCGCCAAACACCGTGAACTCAAGGCCAAGGAGATGCAGGCCCGCGTCGCCCAGCAGTTGGAGCAGGAGAGCAAGGGCGAGCGCTTCACCCTGATCGACCCGCCGGCGCTGCCGGAGGAGCCGATCAAGCCCAACCGGCCGGCGATCGTCTTCCTCAGCTTCGTGCTGGCGCTGGGCGGCAGTCTGGGCATGGCCGCGGTCGGCGAGGCCATGGACAGCTCGATCCGCGGCAGCAAGGGCGTGGCCAACGCGCTGCACGCCCTGCCGCTGGCGGTCATCCCCTATCTGGAAAGCGACCAGGAGCGGCGACGGCGCCGCGCCCACAAGTGGCGTCTGATCGGCGGCACGGCGGTGCTGCTGATCGCGGCGG